The Hippoglossus hippoglossus isolate fHipHip1 chromosome 2, fHipHip1.pri, whole genome shotgun sequence genome includes a region encoding these proteins:
- the als2b gene encoding alsin isoform X1 — METQRKSSGDDEGGERGLLHTWKGYSCSVTPDRLLLPRPVLQVALGIRHGVLLVEGGQVYSFGELPWKQSHVPGGPTQECALSGQRVVAIAAGSFHSGAVTEDGGVHMWGDNGAGQCGLSGLSAVPNPTPVALVDSNSSPPQTVPVLELACGEQHTLALTVQREVWAWGSGCQLGLNAATFPVCKPQKVEHLAGRYVLQVACGALHSLALVRCLGSQDVQRPPVDKCRHCNQLLFTMTDKEDHVIISDGHYCPLGAEQTKDERKLETPGAAHGLKTSPSEPVLSSHTSTSNSDSPAPQTSADPSSDSAPVQDLDKEETNLANGVLPCSDSDPSAQSEGGAVSVVKSSLYPDEQAVKDYLKKLTDSTQTEVKTGGLHSLLPSATLNNLVASCASAVGERVASTYEALSLKKMMNYLPSGVSRSGGPTGLTGTVPGVGDNTTERVRQEDSMQGKKSSSTGDIREEEAESVRRRLSLPGLLSQGRYAVHLLSSSYALLLSPRLLRKAIRPRMRAVALTPLGAAVPEAPDVLPTLQTEVWSWGHGEHGQLGHGDNQARLQPLCIKSLNSKEVVRVAAGAGHSLALTAQSQVFSWGNNSAGQLGHMESPSTVPRLAKLSEGIRVWDVSAGDTHTLLLADGDCIQPIIYYSGQQVKEAEEESEAKEPGHQEEGEEEQERKGGYTPQPVLLPFCMHLGYVSSVFAGGKRCVALSDRNVMGFIASLHELAAAERKFYCKLCSIKTQIIRPLLELESLSSALGQVTFGLLQILAGQFSLLCHVTGQHAASLTANLRRGRDVKSLLILDHASIFLDSYNEYSSTLGSFQVMGGVQALTKPSLDFFGKSPGLLQRLSECSEENPPVAELLSALFYLPTNHLREYGRLLLKLATCFEVSSNDYQKLQDSCSKFEALALQLKRRRKDAEYTFHFWKSFPGKMTDSLRKPHRRLICESSNKALTLQNAGRFSVNWFILFNDAVVHAQGVAPCKNLFSTHHVFPLATLWVEPIPEENTGTYGLKVITPEETFTLLASSAMEKAKWLRSINQTVDQALSGAMYDTASVSPGSGPKLEPPVSRTASYTFYKDGRLKEATYEGRWLAGKPNGRGVLKWPDGRIYTGEFKNGLEDGFGEFVAPFKTLNKNDQYQGHWKDGKMHGLGTYKYASGEVYDGSFQDGMRHGHGMLRSGKLNTSSPSVFIGQWLQDKKTGYGVFDDITKGEKYMGMWQDHLRQGTGVVVTQFGLYYEGTFKDNKMMGAGILLSEDDTTYEGEFSDDWTLNGKGVLTMANGDYLEGSFGGEWGSSLKVTGSYFKPHLFDTDKEKTHVVKLGRLCVCSEDKWQAAFVECWSQLGCETPGQGENGKAWENIAVALTTNRWQLQDRPEILSRSHSRTLESLELIPQHEGPITMDRYHTIRLYLIKACDTPLHPLGRLVETLVAVYRMTYVGVGANRRLLPQAVNEIQSYLNRIFQIVRFLFPDLPEEGGQIPEPSTNLQDKKEPGSTDAPLQSPKPVRVVSCSALLLPVLLPRLYPPLFTLYALDKEKEDGVYWDCVLRLNKQADLALLAFLGVQQKFWPVSISVSLPALGEKQQVLSSTKDACFASAVETLQQISTTFTPSDKLQVIQLTFEEITQEVQSLLKQDFLWSMDDLFPVFLYVVLRARIRNLGSEVSLIEDLMDPSVQHGEHGIMFTTLKACYYQIQHEKIT; from the exons ATGGAAACCCAGAGGAAGAG CTCTGGGGATgatgagggaggagagcgaGGCCTGCTCCACACCTGGAAGGGCTACTCCTGCAGCGTCACCCCAGACAGGCTGCTTCTACCCCGGCCCGTCCTTCAGGTCGCCCTGGGCATACGACACGGAGTTCTGTTGGTGGAAG GAGGACAGGTGTACAGTTTTGGGGAGCTGCCATGGAAGCAGAGTCATGTCCCCGGTGGACCCACCCAGGAATGTGCTCTCAGCGGGCAGCGTGTGGTCGCCATTGCAGCTGGCAGTTTCCACAGCGGGGCGGTGACGGAGGATGGCGGCGTCCACATGTGGGGGGACAATGGGGCAGGACAGTGTGGCCTGTCGGGCCTCAGTGCCGTCCCCAACCCGACTCCGGTGGCTCTGGTGGACTCGAACTCCAGTCCCCCGCAGACGGTGCCTGTGCTGGAGCTGGCCTGTGGGGAACAGCACACCCTGGCGCTGACGGTCCAGCGGGAGGTGTGGGCATGGGGCAGCGGTTGCCAGCTGGGCCTCAATGCTGCCACCTTTCCCGTGTGTAAGCCCCAAAAGGTTGAACACTTAGCAGGGAGGTATGTACTTCAGGTGGCCTGCGGGGCTTTACACAGCCTGGCTCTGGTGCGCTGCCTGGGATCCCAGGACGTCCAACGGCCCCCCGTGGACAAATGCAGACATTGTAACCAGCTGCTGTTCACCATGACGGACAAAGAGGACCACGTCATCATCTCTGACGGTCACTACTGCCCCCTTGGCGCGGAGCAAACTAAGGatgagaggaagctggagacGCCTGGCGCAGCCCACGGACTCAAGACATCTCCATCTGAGCCCGTGCTCTCCTCTCATACATCCACCTCAAATTCTGATTCCCCAGCACCTCAGACAAGTGCGGACCCCTCCTCTGACTCTGCCCCCGTCCAGGACCTggacaaagaggaaacaaactTGGCTAACGGAGTGCTGCCTTGCTCAGACTCTGACCCCAGTGCTCAGTCAGAAGGCGGCGCTGTATCAGTGGTCAAGAGTTCACTCTATCCAGACGAGCAGGCGGTCAAAGACTACCTGAAGAAACTGACAGACAGCACGCAGACAGAAGTGAAGACAGGAGGACTGCACAGTCTGCTT CCTTCAGCCACACTCAACAACCTAGTGGCCTCTTGCGCCTCTGCTGTGGGCGAGCGGGTCGCCTCCACCTACGAGGCCTTGTCCCTCAAAAAGATGATGAACTACCTGCCCTCTGGGGTGTCTCGGTCCGGCGGGCCCACTGGGCTTACCGGTACCGTCCCAGGAGTAGGCGACAACACCACAGAGCGTGTCCGCCAGGAGGACTCCATGCAGGGCAAGAAGAGCTCCAGCACGGGAGACATCCgcgaggaggaggcagagagtgTGCGGCGCCGCCTCTCGCTCCCGGGACTCCTCTCACAGGGTAGATACGCAGTTCACCTCTTATCATCCTCCTATGCCCTGCTGC TGTCCCCGCGGCTGCTGAGGAAAGCCATTCGCCCCAGGATGCGCGCCGTCGCCCTCACCCCGCTGGGAGCTGCGGTCCCCGAGGCCCCGGACGTGCTGCCCACCCTGCAGACAGAAGTGTGGAGCTGGGGCCACGGCGAGCACGGACAGCTGGGACACGGGGACAACCAGGCCAG aTTACAGCCACTGTGCATCAAGAGTCTGAACAGTAAGGAGGTGGTGCGGGTGGCGGCAGGCGCTGGTCATTCCCTCGCTCTGACCGCTCAGTCTCAG GTATTTTCATGGGGAAACAACAGCGCTGGTCAGCTTGGACACATGGAGTCACCCAGCACCGTCCCGCGTCTCGCAAAG CTGTCGGAGGGCATCCGGGTGTGGGATGTGAGCGCAGGGGATACACACACCCTCCTACTGGCAGACGGCGACTGCATCCAGCCCATCATTTATTACAGCGGACAGCAGGTGaaagaggcggaggaggagagtgaggcCAAGGAGCCAGGTCAtcaggaagaaggagaggaggagcaggagcggAAGGGGGGCTACACCCCGCAGCCTGTACTGCTGCCTTTCTGCATGCAT CTGGGTTATGTCAGCAGTGTGTTTGCTGGGGGCAAACGATGCGTGGCGCTCTCGGACAGAAACGTGATGGGCTTCATCGCCAGCCTCCACGAGCTGGCCGCAGCCGAGAGGAAGTTCTACTGCAAGCTGTGCAGCATCAAGACACAGATAATACGCCCCCTGCTGGAGCTGG AATCCCTGAGCTCCGCCCTTGGCCAGGTGACCTTCGGCCTCCTGCAGATTCTTGCAGGTCAGTTCAGCCTCCTGTGTCATGTGACCGGGCAGCACGCCGCCAGCCTCACGGCCAACCTGCGCCGTGGACGTGATGTCAAAAGTCTGCTCATCCTCGACCATGCCAGCATCTTCCTCGACTCCTATAATGA GTACTCCAGCACCCTGGGCAGCTTCCAGGTGATGGGAGGTGTTCAGGCCCTGACCAAGCCCTCGCT agatTTCTTTGGGAAGAGTCCTGGGCTGCTCCAGCGGCTGTCGGAGTGCAGCGAGGAGAACCCCCCCGTGGCAGAACTCCTGTCCGCGCTCTTCTACCTCCCGACTAACCACCTTCGCGAATACGGCCGGCTGCTGCTCAAACTGGCCACCTGCTTCGAAGTG AGCTCCAATGACTACCAGAAGCTGCAGGACAGCTGCTCCAAGTTTGAAGCGTTGGCCCTCCAGctgaagagaagaaggaaagacGCCGAGTACACGTTTCACTTCTGGAAGAGCTTCCCTGGCAAAATGACG GACTCTCTGAGGAAGCCTCACCGTCGGCTGATCTGCGAGAGCAGCAACAAGGCTCTGACCCTGCAGAACGCCGGGAGGTTCTCCGTCAACTGGTTCATCCTTTTCAACGACGCTGTGGTCCACGCACAG GGCGTGGCGCCTTGTAAAAATCTT ttcTCTACCCATCACGTCTTCCCTCTGGCCACGCTGTGGGTGGAGCCCATCCCAGAGGAGAACACTGGCAC atacgGTTTGAAGGTGATCACACCAGAGGAGACGTTCACCCTGCTGGCCTCCTCTGCCATGGAGAAG GCCAAGTGGCTTCGCTCCATCAACCAGACGGTGGACCAGGCGCTGAGCGGAGCCATGTACGACACGGCATCAGTCAGCCCGGGGTCGGGGCCAAAGCTGGAGCCTCCTGTCTCCAGGACGGCATCCTACACTTTTTATAAGGATGGGCGTCTGAAAGAGGCCACATACGAAGGCCGCTGGCTCGCTGGCAAACCCAACGGcag GGGAGTGTTAAAATGGCCTGATGGGCGAATATACACAGGGGAGTTCAAGAACGGACTGGAAGATGG GTTTGGGGAATTTGTCGCTCCCTTCAAAACGCTCAACAAGAACGATCAGTATCAAGGTCACTGGAAAGATGGGAAGATGCACGGCCTCGGGACGTACAA GTATGCCAGTGGTGAGGTTTACGATGGATCCTTCCAGGATGGGATGCGACACGGCCATGGCATGCTGCGCAGCGGCAAACTCAACACGTCCTCCCCCAGCGTCTTCATAGGCCAGTGGCTGCAGGACAAGAAGACCGGCTACGGAGTCTTTGACGATATCACAAA GGGAGAGAAGTACATGGGCATGTGGCAGGACCACCTGCGGCAGGGCACCGGGGTGGTCGTCACCCAGTTTGGCCTGTACTACGAAGGAACCTTcaaagataataaaatgatg GGCGCTGGGATCCTTCTTTCAGAGGACGACACAACGTATGAGGGTGAATTCTCTGACGACTGGACCCTGAATGGGAAG GGTGTGCTGACCATGGCGAACGGTGACTACCTGGAGGGCTCCTTTGGTGGTGAATGGGGCTCCAGCCTCAAGGTGACGGGCTCCTACTTCAAACCACACCTATTCGACACCGACAAAGAAAAGACTCATGTTGT GAAGCTCggccgtctgtgtgtgtgctcggaGGACAAGTGGCAGGCGGCGTTTGTGGAGTGCTGGAGTCAGCTGGGCTGCGAGACGCCGGGGCAAGGAGAAAACGGGAAGGCGTGGGAGAATATCGCCGTGGCCCTCACCACCAACCGGTGGCAGCTCCAGGACAG GCCGGAGATTCTCTCTCGGAGCCACAGTCGAACCCTGGAGAGTCTGGAGCTCATCCCGCAGCATGAAGGACCCATCACTATGGACAGATATCACACCATCCGCCTCTACCTCATCAAG GCGTGCGACACCCCACTCCACCCACTGGGACGGCTGGTGGAGACCCTGGTGGCGGTCTACAGGATGACCTACGTGGGCGTGGGCGCCAACCGGCGACTCCTGCCTCAGGCTGTCAATGAAATCCAGTCTTACCTCAACCGCATCTTCCAGATTGTCAG GTTTCTGTTCCCAGACCTGCCAGAGGAGGGCGGACAGATTCCAGAGCCGAGCACCAACCTCCAGGACAAGAAGGAGCCGGGCTCGACTGATGCCCCACTGCAGTCCCCCAAACCTGT CCGTGTGGTGAGCTGCTCGGCTCTGCTGCTTCCCGTCCTACTGCCTCGTCTCTACCCGCCACTCTTCACCCTCTACGCTCTCGACAAAGAGAAGGAAGACGGCGTCTACTGGGATTGCGTCCTGCGCCTCAACAAGCAGGCCGACCTCGCCCTCCTTGCCTTCCTGGGCGTCCAGCA AAAGTTCTGGCCTGTTTCCATTTCTGTCTCCCTGCCTGCACTGGGGGAGAAGCAGCAG GTTCTCTCCAGCACCAAAGACGCCTGCTTTGCTTCTGCAGTGGAAACTCTGCAGCAGATTAG cacgACGTTCACCCCGTCTGACAAGCTGCAGGTGATCCAGCTCACCTTCGAGGAGATCACGCAGGAGGTCCAGTCACTGCTGAAGCAAGACTTCCTGTGGTCCATGGACGACCTCTTCCCCGTCTTCCTCTACGTTGTGCTGCGAGCTCG TATCAGGAacctggggtcagaggtcagcctGATCGAAGACCTGATGGACCCCAGCGTCCAGCACGGAGAGCATGGAATCATGTTCACCACGCTCAAG GCGTGTTACTACCAGATCCAGCATGAGAAGATCACTTAG
- the als2b gene encoding alsin isoform X2, with translation METQRKSSGDDEGGERGLLHTWKGYSCSVTPDRLLLPRPVLQVALGIRHGVLLVEGGQVYSFGELPWKQSHVPGGPTQECALSGQRVVAIAAGSFHSGAVTEDGGVHMWGDNGAGQCGLSGLSAVPNPTPVALVDSNSSPPQTVPVLELACGEQHTLALTVQREVWAWGSGCQLGLNAATFPVCKPQKVEHLAGRYVLQVACGALHSLALVRCLGSQDVQRPPVDKCRHCNQLLFTMTDKEDHVIISDGHYCPLGAEQTKDERKLETPGAAHGLKTSPSEPVLSSHTSTSNSDSPAPQTSADPSSDSAPVQDLDKEETNLANGVLPCSDSDPSAQSEGGAVSVVKSSLYPDEQAVKDYLKKLTDSTQTEVKTGGLHSLLPSATLNNLVASCASAVGERVASTYEALSLKKMMNYLPSGVSRSGGPTGLTGTVPGVGDNTTERVRQEDSMQGKKSSSTGDIREEEAESVRRRLSLPGLLSQGRYAVHLLSSSYALLLSPRLLRKAIRPRMRAVALTPLGAAVPEAPDVLPTLQTEVWSWGHGEHGQLGHGDNQARLQPLCIKSLNSKEVVRVAAGAGHSLALTAQSQVFSWGNNSAGQLGHMESPSTVPRLAKLSEGIRVWDVSAGDTHTLLLADGDCIQPIIYYSGQQVKEAEEESEAKEPGHQEEGEEEQERKGGYTPQPVLLPFCMHLGYVSSVFAGGKRCVALSDRNVMGFIASLHELAAAERKFYCKLCSIKTQIIRPLLELESLSSALGQVTFGLLQILAGQFSLLCHVTGQHAASLTANLRRGRDVKSLLILDHASIFLDSYNEYSSTLGSFQVMGGVQALTKPSLDFFGKSPGLLQRLSECSEENPPVAELLSALFYLPTNHLREYGRLLLKLATCFEVSSNDYQKLQDSCSKFEALALQLKRRRKDAEYTFHFWKSFPGKMTVNSLRDSLRKPHRRLICESSNKALTLQNAGRFSVNWFILFNDAVVHAQFSTHHVFPLATLWVEPIPEENTGTYGLKVITPEETFTLLASSAMEKAKWLRSINQTVDQALSGAMYDTASVSPGSGPKLEPPVSRTASYTFYKDGRLKEATYEGRWLAGKPNGRGVLKWPDGRIYTGEFKNGLEDGFGEFVAPFKTLNKNDQYQGHWKDGKMHGLGTYKYASGEVYDGSFQDGMRHGHGMLRSGKLNTSSPSVFIGQWLQDKKTGYGVFDDITKGEKYMGMWQDHLRQGTGVVVTQFGLYYEGTFKDNKMMGAGILLSEDDTTYEGEFSDDWTLNGKGVLTMANGDYLEGSFGGEWGSSLKVTGSYFKPHLFDTDKEKTHVVKLGRLCVCSEDKWQAAFVECWSQLGCETPGQGENGKAWENIAVALTTNRWQLQDRPEILSRSHSRTLESLELIPQHEGPITMDRYHTIRLYLIKACDTPLHPLGRLVETLVAVYRMTYVGVGANRRLLPQAVNEIQSYLNRIFQIVRFLFPDLPEEGGQIPEPSTNLQDKKEPGSTDAPLQSPKPVRVVSCSALLLPVLLPRLYPPLFTLYALDKEKEDGVYWDCVLRLNKQADLALLAFLGVQQKFWPVSISVSLPALGEKQQVLSSTKDACFASAVETLQQISTTFTPSDKLQVIQLTFEEITQEVQSLLKQDFLWSMDDLFPVFLYVVLRARIRNLGSEVSLIEDLMDPSVQHGEHGIMFTTLKACYYQIQHEKIT, from the exons ATGGAAACCCAGAGGAAGAG CTCTGGGGATgatgagggaggagagcgaGGCCTGCTCCACACCTGGAAGGGCTACTCCTGCAGCGTCACCCCAGACAGGCTGCTTCTACCCCGGCCCGTCCTTCAGGTCGCCCTGGGCATACGACACGGAGTTCTGTTGGTGGAAG GAGGACAGGTGTACAGTTTTGGGGAGCTGCCATGGAAGCAGAGTCATGTCCCCGGTGGACCCACCCAGGAATGTGCTCTCAGCGGGCAGCGTGTGGTCGCCATTGCAGCTGGCAGTTTCCACAGCGGGGCGGTGACGGAGGATGGCGGCGTCCACATGTGGGGGGACAATGGGGCAGGACAGTGTGGCCTGTCGGGCCTCAGTGCCGTCCCCAACCCGACTCCGGTGGCTCTGGTGGACTCGAACTCCAGTCCCCCGCAGACGGTGCCTGTGCTGGAGCTGGCCTGTGGGGAACAGCACACCCTGGCGCTGACGGTCCAGCGGGAGGTGTGGGCATGGGGCAGCGGTTGCCAGCTGGGCCTCAATGCTGCCACCTTTCCCGTGTGTAAGCCCCAAAAGGTTGAACACTTAGCAGGGAGGTATGTACTTCAGGTGGCCTGCGGGGCTTTACACAGCCTGGCTCTGGTGCGCTGCCTGGGATCCCAGGACGTCCAACGGCCCCCCGTGGACAAATGCAGACATTGTAACCAGCTGCTGTTCACCATGACGGACAAAGAGGACCACGTCATCATCTCTGACGGTCACTACTGCCCCCTTGGCGCGGAGCAAACTAAGGatgagaggaagctggagacGCCTGGCGCAGCCCACGGACTCAAGACATCTCCATCTGAGCCCGTGCTCTCCTCTCATACATCCACCTCAAATTCTGATTCCCCAGCACCTCAGACAAGTGCGGACCCCTCCTCTGACTCTGCCCCCGTCCAGGACCTggacaaagaggaaacaaactTGGCTAACGGAGTGCTGCCTTGCTCAGACTCTGACCCCAGTGCTCAGTCAGAAGGCGGCGCTGTATCAGTGGTCAAGAGTTCACTCTATCCAGACGAGCAGGCGGTCAAAGACTACCTGAAGAAACTGACAGACAGCACGCAGACAGAAGTGAAGACAGGAGGACTGCACAGTCTGCTT CCTTCAGCCACACTCAACAACCTAGTGGCCTCTTGCGCCTCTGCTGTGGGCGAGCGGGTCGCCTCCACCTACGAGGCCTTGTCCCTCAAAAAGATGATGAACTACCTGCCCTCTGGGGTGTCTCGGTCCGGCGGGCCCACTGGGCTTACCGGTACCGTCCCAGGAGTAGGCGACAACACCACAGAGCGTGTCCGCCAGGAGGACTCCATGCAGGGCAAGAAGAGCTCCAGCACGGGAGACATCCgcgaggaggaggcagagagtgTGCGGCGCCGCCTCTCGCTCCCGGGACTCCTCTCACAGGGTAGATACGCAGTTCACCTCTTATCATCCTCCTATGCCCTGCTGC TGTCCCCGCGGCTGCTGAGGAAAGCCATTCGCCCCAGGATGCGCGCCGTCGCCCTCACCCCGCTGGGAGCTGCGGTCCCCGAGGCCCCGGACGTGCTGCCCACCCTGCAGACAGAAGTGTGGAGCTGGGGCCACGGCGAGCACGGACAGCTGGGACACGGGGACAACCAGGCCAG aTTACAGCCACTGTGCATCAAGAGTCTGAACAGTAAGGAGGTGGTGCGGGTGGCGGCAGGCGCTGGTCATTCCCTCGCTCTGACCGCTCAGTCTCAG GTATTTTCATGGGGAAACAACAGCGCTGGTCAGCTTGGACACATGGAGTCACCCAGCACCGTCCCGCGTCTCGCAAAG CTGTCGGAGGGCATCCGGGTGTGGGATGTGAGCGCAGGGGATACACACACCCTCCTACTGGCAGACGGCGACTGCATCCAGCCCATCATTTATTACAGCGGACAGCAGGTGaaagaggcggaggaggagagtgaggcCAAGGAGCCAGGTCAtcaggaagaaggagaggaggagcaggagcggAAGGGGGGCTACACCCCGCAGCCTGTACTGCTGCCTTTCTGCATGCAT CTGGGTTATGTCAGCAGTGTGTTTGCTGGGGGCAAACGATGCGTGGCGCTCTCGGACAGAAACGTGATGGGCTTCATCGCCAGCCTCCACGAGCTGGCCGCAGCCGAGAGGAAGTTCTACTGCAAGCTGTGCAGCATCAAGACACAGATAATACGCCCCCTGCTGGAGCTGG AATCCCTGAGCTCCGCCCTTGGCCAGGTGACCTTCGGCCTCCTGCAGATTCTTGCAGGTCAGTTCAGCCTCCTGTGTCATGTGACCGGGCAGCACGCCGCCAGCCTCACGGCCAACCTGCGCCGTGGACGTGATGTCAAAAGTCTGCTCATCCTCGACCATGCCAGCATCTTCCTCGACTCCTATAATGA GTACTCCAGCACCCTGGGCAGCTTCCAGGTGATGGGAGGTGTTCAGGCCCTGACCAAGCCCTCGCT agatTTCTTTGGGAAGAGTCCTGGGCTGCTCCAGCGGCTGTCGGAGTGCAGCGAGGAGAACCCCCCCGTGGCAGAACTCCTGTCCGCGCTCTTCTACCTCCCGACTAACCACCTTCGCGAATACGGCCGGCTGCTGCTCAAACTGGCCACCTGCTTCGAAGTG AGCTCCAATGACTACCAGAAGCTGCAGGACAGCTGCTCCAAGTTTGAAGCGTTGGCCCTCCAGctgaagagaagaaggaaagacGCCGAGTACACGTTTCACTTCTGGAAGAGCTTCCCTGGCAAAATGACGGTAAACTCACTCAGA GACTCTCTGAGGAAGCCTCACCGTCGGCTGATCTGCGAGAGCAGCAACAAGGCTCTGACCCTGCAGAACGCCGGGAGGTTCTCCGTCAACTGGTTCATCCTTTTCAACGACGCTGTGGTCCACGCACAG ttcTCTACCCATCACGTCTTCCCTCTGGCCACGCTGTGGGTGGAGCCCATCCCAGAGGAGAACACTGGCAC atacgGTTTGAAGGTGATCACACCAGAGGAGACGTTCACCCTGCTGGCCTCCTCTGCCATGGAGAAG GCCAAGTGGCTTCGCTCCATCAACCAGACGGTGGACCAGGCGCTGAGCGGAGCCATGTACGACACGGCATCAGTCAGCCCGGGGTCGGGGCCAAAGCTGGAGCCTCCTGTCTCCAGGACGGCATCCTACACTTTTTATAAGGATGGGCGTCTGAAAGAGGCCACATACGAAGGCCGCTGGCTCGCTGGCAAACCCAACGGcag GGGAGTGTTAAAATGGCCTGATGGGCGAATATACACAGGGGAGTTCAAGAACGGACTGGAAGATGG GTTTGGGGAATTTGTCGCTCCCTTCAAAACGCTCAACAAGAACGATCAGTATCAAGGTCACTGGAAAGATGGGAAGATGCACGGCCTCGGGACGTACAA GTATGCCAGTGGTGAGGTTTACGATGGATCCTTCCAGGATGGGATGCGACACGGCCATGGCATGCTGCGCAGCGGCAAACTCAACACGTCCTCCCCCAGCGTCTTCATAGGCCAGTGGCTGCAGGACAAGAAGACCGGCTACGGAGTCTTTGACGATATCACAAA GGGAGAGAAGTACATGGGCATGTGGCAGGACCACCTGCGGCAGGGCACCGGGGTGGTCGTCACCCAGTTTGGCCTGTACTACGAAGGAACCTTcaaagataataaaatgatg GGCGCTGGGATCCTTCTTTCAGAGGACGACACAACGTATGAGGGTGAATTCTCTGACGACTGGACCCTGAATGGGAAG GGTGTGCTGACCATGGCGAACGGTGACTACCTGGAGGGCTCCTTTGGTGGTGAATGGGGCTCCAGCCTCAAGGTGACGGGCTCCTACTTCAAACCACACCTATTCGACACCGACAAAGAAAAGACTCATGTTGT GAAGCTCggccgtctgtgtgtgtgctcggaGGACAAGTGGCAGGCGGCGTTTGTGGAGTGCTGGAGTCAGCTGGGCTGCGAGACGCCGGGGCAAGGAGAAAACGGGAAGGCGTGGGAGAATATCGCCGTGGCCCTCACCACCAACCGGTGGCAGCTCCAGGACAG GCCGGAGATTCTCTCTCGGAGCCACAGTCGAACCCTGGAGAGTCTGGAGCTCATCCCGCAGCATGAAGGACCCATCACTATGGACAGATATCACACCATCCGCCTCTACCTCATCAAG GCGTGCGACACCCCACTCCACCCACTGGGACGGCTGGTGGAGACCCTGGTGGCGGTCTACAGGATGACCTACGTGGGCGTGGGCGCCAACCGGCGACTCCTGCCTCAGGCTGTCAATGAAATCCAGTCTTACCTCAACCGCATCTTCCAGATTGTCAG GTTTCTGTTCCCAGACCTGCCAGAGGAGGGCGGACAGATTCCAGAGCCGAGCACCAACCTCCAGGACAAGAAGGAGCCGGGCTCGACTGATGCCCCACTGCAGTCCCCCAAACCTGT CCGTGTGGTGAGCTGCTCGGCTCTGCTGCTTCCCGTCCTACTGCCTCGTCTCTACCCGCCACTCTTCACCCTCTACGCTCTCGACAAAGAGAAGGAAGACGGCGTCTACTGGGATTGCGTCCTGCGCCTCAACAAGCAGGCCGACCTCGCCCTCCTTGCCTTCCTGGGCGTCCAGCA AAAGTTCTGGCCTGTTTCCATTTCTGTCTCCCTGCCTGCACTGGGGGAGAAGCAGCAG GTTCTCTCCAGCACCAAAGACGCCTGCTTTGCTTCTGCAGTGGAAACTCTGCAGCAGATTAG cacgACGTTCACCCCGTCTGACAAGCTGCAGGTGATCCAGCTCACCTTCGAGGAGATCACGCAGGAGGTCCAGTCACTGCTGAAGCAAGACTTCCTGTGGTCCATGGACGACCTCTTCCCCGTCTTCCTCTACGTTGTGCTGCGAGCTCG TATCAGGAacctggggtcagaggtcagcctGATCGAAGACCTGATGGACCCCAGCGTCCAGCACGGAGAGCATGGAATCATGTTCACCACGCTCAAG GCGTGTTACTACCAGATCCAGCATGAGAAGATCACTTAG